From a region of the Acidimicrobiales bacterium genome:
- a CDS encoding BMP family ABC transporter substrate-binding protein, translating into MSKRFTSLLAVMLGFALVVSACGSDSDDAAPAATTAAPAATAAPAATEAPAPPDEPVNVGLVFDIGGRGDGSFNDMAYAGLEKAANELGANISDASPNSDGSNRAELLRLMAESNDLVIGVGWLFDSSMAEVSAEYPDTNFAIIDGFVDASNVASLLYAEHEGSFLVGAAAGMKTSANVIGFIGGVNFPLINKFEAGFAAGVAQTNPDATVLVEYVTEPPDFDGFNAPDRGREIALSMYEKGADIIYQAAGGTGFGVFEATKSHTEDSGSKVWAIGVDSDQYNVVDDSVKEYLLTSMMKNMDVSVFDTIKAQGEGTFQGGAVMFNLSNDGVGYATSGGFVDDIAGDLDSLKAKVVSGAISVPEVPGERAVVLPDLGGRVVTIAVDNAYLPFAYIPADTGVAMGWDYDAMDEVCARLNCVPSFQEFGWDATIIATGEGQFDMAGGGITITEERDKVVDFSISFISTDQKILVAKGNSEIGSRGDLEAANCNVGSQTGTTNYDLSVDVVGEDRIVAFESFAFAVQALITGDVCAVIMDDVAGQGYQGENADSVDMLPDPLQSDPLGWAFTEGSDLVAPFNEAIQSMKDDGTLAALNGKYFGTAFTVTYDDIGDGAYAEDAAALPGDGVSLTMCRANWASGYIQAEIVRQVLQQAGYEISDPSVIELGPSNAYTAMAEGSCDFWANSWYPGHFSWFENELSDGSLVGDHVEAVPGLFQDSGVQGFLVTKTWAEDNNISTIDQINRDESLWSQFDSDGNGKGEILGCPESWTCDDIIENQIAWGNGSEPWDNMEETKAEYDALFAEMVNRVNAGEPGILYTWSPASYLTVLVPGDNVLWLSVEAVLDESNPLGKEGGENHQQEEGFTAFGADMCTQPCQLGWSAADIQVSARTDMLDGTDGFLRKLFPLIKPSILDISFLQVDQTDGDGSQAHVAELATGWMAENAAHVDAWIAEAAG; encoded by the coding sequence ATGAGTAAGCGATTTACCAGCCTGCTCGCTGTGATGCTGGGGTTTGCCCTAGTTGTCTCGGCGTGCGGTAGCGACAGCGACGATGCCGCACCAGCGGCGACCACCGCGGCACCCGCTGCGACTGCTGCACCGGCAGCCACCGAGGCTCCGGCACCGCCGGACGAACCGGTCAATGTGGGACTGGTCTTCGATATCGGTGGCCGCGGAGATGGGTCATTCAACGACATGGCCTATGCAGGTCTAGAGAAGGCGGCCAACGAGCTCGGAGCCAACATCTCCGACGCCTCGCCCAACTCTGATGGCTCGAATAGGGCAGAACTACTCCGCCTGATGGCTGAATCCAACGATCTGGTGATTGGTGTTGGCTGGCTGTTCGACTCCTCGATGGCCGAGGTGTCGGCCGAATACCCGGACACGAACTTCGCCATCATCGATGGCTTCGTGGATGCGTCGAACGTGGCCTCTCTGCTCTATGCCGAACACGAAGGTTCGTTCCTCGTGGGTGCGGCAGCGGGTATGAAGACCAGCGCCAACGTCATTGGATTCATCGGTGGCGTGAACTTCCCACTGATCAACAAGTTTGAGGCTGGTTTCGCCGCCGGTGTCGCGCAGACCAACCCGGACGCAACAGTCCTGGTCGAGTACGTCACCGAACCACCGGACTTCGACGGATTCAACGCTCCTGACCGGGGCCGCGAGATCGCACTGTCGATGTACGAAAAGGGTGCCGACATCATCTACCAGGCCGCTGGTGGAACCGGATTCGGTGTCTTCGAGGCCACAAAGTCCCATACCGAGGACTCAGGTTCGAAGGTCTGGGCCATTGGCGTGGACTCTGACCAGTACAACGTGGTCGATGACTCGGTCAAGGAATACCTCCTGACCTCGATGATGAAGAACATGGACGTATCCGTGTTCGACACCATTAAGGCTCAGGGTGAAGGCACATTCCAGGGCGGAGCGGTCATGTTCAACCTCTCCAACGACGGAGTTGGTTACGCCACAAGTGGTGGTTTCGTAGACGACATTGCCGGGGATCTTGACTCCCTCAAGGCAAAGGTCGTTAGCGGCGCCATCAGCGTGCCCGAGGTGCCCGGTGAGCGGGCAGTGGTTCTGCCCGACCTGGGCGGCCGCGTCGTCACCATCGCGGTGGACAACGCCTACCTGCCGTTCGCCTACATCCCGGCTGACACCGGTGTGGCTATGGGTTGGGACTACGACGCCATGGACGAGGTCTGTGCACGACTGAACTGCGTTCCGAGCTTCCAGGAGTTTGGCTGGGACGCCACGATCATCGCCACAGGCGAGGGCCAGTTCGACATGGCCGGTGGCGGTATCACGATCACCGAAGAGCGTGACAAGGTCGTGGACTTCTCGATCAGCTTCATCAGCACTGACCAGAAGATCCTTGTGGCCAAGGGCAACTCGGAGATCGGCTCTCGTGGCGACCTCGAGGCTGCGAACTGCAACGTCGGTTCGCAGACCGGAACCACCAACTACGACCTTTCAGTGGACGTAGTCGGCGAGGACCGGATCGTGGCATTCGAGTCATTCGCCTTTGCCGTGCAGGCCCTGATCACCGGTGACGTGTGCGCCGTGATCATGGACGACGTGGCCGGTCAGGGCTACCAGGGTGAGAACGCAGATTCTGTGGACATGCTCCCCGATCCCCTGCAGTCGGATCCGCTGGGCTGGGCCTTCACTGAAGGCAGTGACCTCGTGGCTCCGTTCAACGAGGCCATCCAGTCCATGAAGGACGACGGCACTCTCGCTGCACTGAACGGCAAGTACTTCGGTACCGCATTCACGGTCACCTACGACGACATCGGTGACGGCGCCTACGCCGAGGACGCGGCGGCGCTGCCTGGTGATGGTGTGTCGTTGACGATGTGTCGTGCGAACTGGGCGTCTGGTTACATCCAGGCCGAGATCGTGCGTCAGGTCCTTCAGCAGGCTGGCTACGAGATCTCTGATCCGTCGGTCATCGAGTTGGGCCCGTCCAATGCCTATACGGCAATGGCTGAGGGTTCGTGTGACTTCTGGGCCAACTCTTGGTACCCGGGTCACTTCTCGTGGTTCGAAAACGAGTTGTCTGACGGCAGCCTCGTGGGTGACCACGTTGAGGCTGTGCCGGGTCTGTTCCAGGACTCTGGTGTCCAGGGCTTCCTGGTGACCAAGACCTGGGCTGAGGACAACAACATCTCGACGATTGATCAGATCAACCGTGACGAGTCGTTGTGGTCGCAGTTCGATTCTGATGGCAACGGCAAGGGCGAGATCCTTGGTTGCCCGGAGTCGTGGACCTGTGACGACATCATCGAGAACCAGATCGCCTGGGGTAACGGCAGTGAGCCGTGGGACAACATGGAGGAGACCAAGGCCGAGTACGACGCCTTGTTCGCCGAGATGGTGAACCGCGTCAATGCCGGTGAGCCGGGGATCTTGTACACGTGGTCGCCTGCTTCGTACCTGACGGTGCTGGTGCCTGGTGACAACGTGTTGTGGCTGTCTGTTGAGGCGGTTCTTGACGAGTCCAACCCGTTGGGCAAGGAGGGTGGCGAGAACCACCAGCAGGAAGAGGGCTTCACGGCCTTCGGTGCCGACATGTGCACCCAGCCCTGCCAGTTGGGTTGGTCGGCTGCTGACATTCAGGTGTCGGCCCGTACCGACATGCTCGATGGCACTGATGGGTTCTTGCGGAAGCTGTTCCCGTTGATCAAGCCGTCGATCCTGGACATTTCGTTCCTGCAGGTCGACCAGACCGATGGTGACGGTTCCCAGGCCCATGTCGCTGAACTGGCGACTGGCTGGATGGCTGAGAACGCGGCTCACGTTGATGCGTGGATCGCTGAGGCTGCTGGCTGA
- the ychF gene encoding redox-regulated ATPase YchF codes for MERFGFVGLPNAGKSSLYNALAGGGALAAPYAFATTDPNIGVAKVPDVRLDRLAEMSSSKKVVPTSVEFADIGGLVEGASQGEGLGNKFLAGIREVDAIVFVLRAFRDADVPGPSDPLEHLRVVEVELALADLETTEKQLDKVRRAAKGDPSLGPALAALGKAVDQLGEGVPLYRSDLSADDRTALRPFFLLTDKPVLAVVNLDEEQVMDPDPVLAPVCAELEGASSTAGPGGAEADAQVVGMCVQLEAEAALLPEADRVEMLEGLGLGEGALPVFVRAAYHLLGLRTYFTTGEKESRAWTFRAGSSAPECAGRIHTDFQRGFIRAETIRWDTLLDKGSWSGARDSGLVRSEGKDYFPEDGDVMEFRFNV; via the coding sequence GTGGAACGGTTCGGATTCGTGGGGCTACCCAACGCGGGAAAGTCATCGCTGTACAACGCACTGGCTGGAGGCGGCGCCCTGGCCGCCCCTTACGCATTCGCCACCACTGACCCGAATATCGGCGTGGCCAAGGTCCCCGACGTTCGTCTTGACCGTCTGGCCGAGATGAGTTCCTCGAAGAAGGTCGTCCCAACCAGCGTGGAGTTCGCCGACATTGGCGGCTTGGTCGAGGGGGCATCCCAGGGTGAGGGCCTGGGCAACAAGTTCCTGGCCGGCATTCGCGAGGTCGACGCCATCGTGTTCGTCCTGCGAGCCTTTCGCGATGCCGACGTGCCGGGCCCGAGCGACCCACTGGAACACCTCCGCGTCGTCGAGGTGGAGCTGGCTCTCGCCGACCTCGAAACCACCGAGAAGCAACTCGACAAGGTGCGCCGTGCCGCCAAGGGTGATCCGTCCCTAGGCCCGGCCCTGGCGGCCCTCGGCAAGGCCGTGGACCAGCTCGGTGAGGGCGTGCCCCTATACCGCAGCGACCTTTCGGCCGATGACCGGACGGCGCTACGGCCGTTCTTCCTCCTCACTGACAAGCCGGTCCTGGCCGTGGTGAACCTCGACGAGGAGCAGGTCATGGATCCTGACCCGGTACTGGCGCCGGTCTGCGCCGAACTCGAGGGTGCGTCGAGCACCGCTGGTCCCGGAGGAGCGGAAGCCGACGCACAGGTCGTAGGAATGTGCGTGCAACTCGAGGCCGAGGCTGCCCTTCTACCTGAGGCCGACCGAGTCGAGATGCTTGAGGGGCTGGGACTGGGTGAGGGTGCGCTGCCCGTGTTCGTCCGGGCCGCCTACCACCTGCTCGGTCTGCGGACGTACTTCACGACCGGTGAGAAGGAGAGCCGGGCCTGGACCTTCCGGGCCGGCTCGTCAGCCCCCGAGTGCGCCGGTCGAATCCACACCGACTTTCAACGAGGCTTCATCCGGGCCGAGACCATCCGGTGGGACACGCTGCTAGATAAGGGTTCGTGGTCCGGGGCACGGGATTCCGGGCTGGTTCGTAGCGAGGGCAAGGACTACTTCCCCGAGGACGGCGACGTGATGGAGTTCCGTTTCAACGTCTGA
- the rsmI gene encoding 16S rRNA (cytidine(1402)-2'-O)-methyltransferase produces the protein MTGRLVPGRLMLVATPIGNLGDLSPRAVEALASADLVACEDTRRTGRLLQHAGITGSDLLRLDDHTEERSAVVVLRRIGEGATVALVSDAGMPGISDPGERVVRRVVDAGHSVVVVPGPSAPVAAVAASGLATDRWCMEGFLPRKGSARSDRLAELAVEERTMVLFESPHRLAATLGEMVRVVGPDRRAVVAREITKLHEEFVRGTVAELAERFAEPPKGEIVLVLEGAPPPSEVGDERIRVVLAEARASGASTRDAADEAARRLGVSRRRAYRLGLES, from the coding sequence ATGACTGGCCGGCTGGTACCGGGCCGACTGATGCTGGTGGCCACTCCGATCGGCAACCTCGGCGACCTGTCGCCACGGGCCGTCGAAGCGTTGGCTAGCGCCGACCTGGTGGCCTGTGAGGACACCCGGCGGACCGGTCGACTGCTCCAGCACGCCGGAATCACCGGAAGCGACCTCCTCCGCCTCGATGATCACACCGAGGAACGTTCCGCAGTCGTGGTGCTGCGCCGGATCGGCGAGGGAGCCACCGTGGCCCTCGTGTCCGACGCCGGTATGCCCGGGATCTCGGACCCCGGAGAACGGGTGGTGCGCCGGGTCGTCGACGCCGGTCATTCGGTGGTCGTGGTGCCGGGGCCCTCTGCTCCGGTGGCGGCCGTAGCGGCCAGCGGTCTGGCTACTGACCGGTGGTGCATGGAGGGGTTCCTGCCCCGCAAAGGCTCGGCCCGCTCGGATCGGCTGGCCGAGTTGGCCGTCGAGGAACGGACCATGGTGCTGTTCGAATCGCCGCATCGTCTGGCAGCCACCCTGGGAGAAATGGTCAGGGTTGTGGGTCCCGACCGGCGGGCCGTGGTGGCCCGCGAGATCACCAAACTCCACGAGGAGTTCGTCCGGGGCACGGTGGCTGAGTTGGCTGAGCGGTTCGCCGAACCGCCAAAGGGCGAGATCGTGCTGGTGCTCGAAGGGGCACCGCCGCCGTCCGAGGTCGGCGACGAGCGTATTCGGGTGGTGCTGGCGGAGGCACGGGCCAGCGGGGCGTCGACCCGTGACGCCGCCGACGAGGCGGCCCGCCGTCTCGGGGTGTCGCGGCGCCGGGCCTACCGCCTGGGCCTCGAGAGCTGA
- the metG gene encoding methionine--tRNA ligase: MVDTPQTDRRAEIPVAGTPAGTPVLVAVAWPYASGSRHLGHLAGAYLPADIYARHQRLVGNRVIMVSGSDVHGTPITVRADAEGVTPADVVARYHAEFVADWDRLGISWDCYTSTGTANHAEVTQDVFMRLLDNGHIDRRISDQYYDAEADRFLPDRYIEGTCPHCDYTEARGDQCEDCGRTLDPEELVDPRSKITGSTPELRSTEHFYLRLSDFTERLGEWLGTREGWRRHVLNFSKGWVDEGLQDRAITRDLDWGIELPVDDLGPGKRIYVWFEAVIGYLSAAKEWARASGDPEAWRDWWEGDDARSVYFIGKDNIPFHTIIWPAMLIGYGGLNLPTDVPANQYVTFKGGKASASRGVGLTIGEGLELFEADALRYALAASLPEQSDTDLSVEEIGRRINEELVATWGNLVNRVLSMVHKTCEGVVPEADGRNAEDLAVLATVDAALATVTDQIEEVELRAALRTGMDAAASVNAYLNATEPWKLAKTDPGRARVVLGTALAAVAGVRVSLSPYLPFTTLALEDVFGPVLAWKRVEPAPGTPVSKPTPLFTKIDLDELLDGQSPIQQPPAE; this comes from the coding sequence ATGGTTGATACACCCCAGACCGATCGGCGCGCCGAGATACCTGTTGCTGGTACGCCTGCTGGCACGCCGGTACTGGTGGCCGTGGCCTGGCCCTACGCCTCCGGATCGCGTCACCTCGGGCACCTGGCCGGTGCCTACCTGCCGGCCGACATCTACGCCCGCCACCAGCGCCTGGTCGGCAACCGGGTGATCATGGTGAGCGGATCGGATGTCCACGGCACCCCGATCACCGTTCGGGCCGATGCCGAGGGGGTCACCCCAGCTGACGTCGTGGCTCGCTACCACGCCGAGTTCGTCGCCGACTGGGATCGGCTCGGCATCAGTTGGGATTGCTACACCTCCACCGGCACCGCCAACCACGCTGAGGTCACCCAGGACGTCTTCATGCGCCTCCTGGACAATGGCCACATTGATCGTCGGATCAGCGACCAGTACTACGACGCCGAGGCCGACCGGTTCCTACCCGATCGGTACATCGAGGGCACCTGCCCCCACTGCGACTACACGGAGGCTCGCGGTGACCAGTGCGAAGACTGTGGCCGCACGCTTGACCCCGAAGAACTGGTCGACCCCCGGTCCAAGATCACGGGTTCCACGCCCGAGCTGCGTTCCACTGAACACTTCTACCTGCGGCTCTCGGACTTCACCGAGCGGTTGGGGGAGTGGTTGGGCACCCGCGAGGGTTGGCGCCGGCACGTACTCAACTTCTCCAAGGGTTGGGTCGACGAGGGTCTCCAGGATCGCGCCATCACCCGGGACCTCGACTGGGGCATCGAGTTGCCGGTCGACGATCTGGGCCCCGGTAAGCGGATTTATGTCTGGTTTGAGGCCGTCATCGGCTACCTCTCGGCAGCCAAGGAATGGGCGAGGGCTAGTGGTGACCCTGAGGCCTGGCGCGATTGGTGGGAAGGCGACGACGCCCGCTCCGTCTACTTCATCGGCAAGGACAACATTCCGTTTCACACCATCATCTGGCCGGCGATGCTCATCGGATACGGCGGGTTGAACCTGCCCACAGACGTGCCCGCTAACCAGTACGTGACCTTCAAGGGCGGGAAGGCCTCGGCCAGTCGTGGTGTGGGCCTGACTATCGGCGAGGGGCTCGAACTCTTCGAGGCCGATGCGCTGCGGTATGCGCTGGCCGCCTCGTTGCCTGAGCAAAGCGATACTGACCTTTCCGTCGAGGAGATCGGCCGCCGCATCAACGAGGAACTGGTCGCCACCTGGGGAAATCTGGTCAACCGGGTGTTGTCGATGGTCCACAAGACGTGTGAGGGGGTAGTGCCCGAAGCAGATGGACGGAACGCTGAGGACCTCGCCGTGCTGGCCACCGTGGACGCTGCGCTGGCCACCGTGACCGACCAGATCGAGGAGGTCGAGTTGCGGGCAGCGCTGAGGACTGGCATGGATGCCGCGGCGTCCGTCAACGCCTATCTGAACGCCACCGAACCGTGGAAGTTGGCCAAGACCGACCCCGGCCGGGCCCGGGTGGTGCTGGGTACTGCTCTGGCCGCGGTAGCCGGCGTCCGGGTCTCGTTGTCTCCCTACCTGCCGTTCACCACGCTGGCTCTCGAGGACGTGTTCGGACCCGTCCTCGCCTGGAAGCGGGTGGAGCCGGCACCTGGCACGCCTGTGTCCAAGCCCACTCCGCTCTTTACCAAGATCGACCTCGACGAACTGCTCGACGGCCAGTCACCCATCCAACAACCCCCGGCCGAGTAG
- a CDS encoding TatD family hydrolase, which produces MSTWFDNHCHLGADAGEVVDRARAGGVVGMVTVGCDLDDSRAAIVTASAHDDVWATAGVHPHEASHGVEGLADLLSEPKVVAVGEAGLDFHYDHSPRDAQREVFAAQVGLANAHDLPLVIHTREAWEETFALLDAEGVPNRTVFHCFTGGPDEAREGLERGALLSFSGIITFRAADDLRSAAAICPLDRVMVETDSPFLTPVPHRGKANEPAHVALVGAAVAEAMGRRVDEVAEATTANARVFYALAGHDQT; this is translated from the coding sequence ATGTCCACTTGGTTCGACAACCACTGCCACCTGGGTGCTGATGCAGGCGAGGTGGTGGACCGGGCCCGGGCTGGAGGTGTGGTCGGCATGGTCACCGTGGGGTGCGACCTTGACGACAGCAGGGCCGCCATCGTGACGGCGTCGGCCCATGACGACGTATGGGCCACGGCCGGCGTCCACCCCCATGAGGCCAGCCACGGCGTCGAAGGTCTGGCCGATCTGTTGTCGGAACCGAAAGTGGTGGCGGTCGGTGAGGCGGGGTTGGACTTCCACTACGACCACTCGCCACGCGATGCCCAGAGAGAAGTGTTCGCTGCCCAGGTCGGGTTGGCCAACGCCCACGACCTCCCGTTGGTCATCCACACCCGTGAGGCGTGGGAGGAGACCTTCGCCCTGTTGGACGCCGAGGGGGTTCCGAACCGGACGGTGTTCCACTGCTTCACCGGTGGCCCCGACGAGGCCCGTGAGGGACTAGAGAGAGGTGCCCTGCTGTCGTTTAGCGGGATCATTACCTTCCGGGCCGCCGATGATCTCCGGTCTGCGGCGGCTATCTGCCCACTGGATCGGGTCATGGTCGAGACCGACTCGCCCTTCCTGACGCCCGTGCCCCACCGCGGGAAGGCCAACGAGCCGGCCCACGTGGCGCTGGTGGGTGCCGCGGTGGCCGAGGCCATGGGGCGGCGGGTCGACGAGGTGGCTGAGGCCACCACGGCCAACGCTCGGGTCTTCTACGCACTAGCGGGCCACGACCAGACCTGA
- a CDS encoding transglycosylase family protein — MSGGEGDGALDVEPTVERWRVVVVALATIAALPLFVLENPSSPGALTGTADAATRPVSDAPRIETIELVVATPDRSSSGAWPTPAVSELSSRARDWHLARSTREVQDQMAVVAHEHEAEALAAARLMAAEEFAERAELDALLASRQLEADRQAERARLRAEELKRREEAMVAPGPTTTIPWDTDPHPHGPSDIQWEALRFCEATGNYTAVNPTGKYRGAYQFSRQTWDWIAGLNFEHLVGVDPAAATPADQDRMAQALYDLRGRGQWPVCGRYLP; from the coding sequence GTGTCCGGAGGGGAAGGGGACGGAGCTCTGGACGTTGAACCCACCGTCGAACGGTGGCGTGTGGTCGTCGTGGCCCTGGCCACGATCGCTGCGTTGCCGCTGTTCGTACTCGAGAACCCGTCGTCGCCCGGTGCACTCACCGGGACGGCTGACGCGGCCACCCGCCCCGTCAGCGACGCGCCCCGGATCGAGACGATCGAACTCGTCGTCGCCACGCCGGACCGTTCCTCGTCGGGGGCATGGCCCACCCCCGCGGTTTCGGAGCTGAGTTCGCGGGCCCGGGACTGGCATCTGGCCCGGTCCACTCGGGAGGTTCAGGACCAGATGGCGGTCGTGGCCCACGAACACGAGGCCGAGGCGCTGGCCGCCGCCCGCCTGATGGCCGCCGAGGAGTTCGCTGAGAGGGCCGAGCTGGACGCCCTGCTGGCCAGCCGACAGTTGGAGGCCGATCGTCAGGCCGAACGGGCCCGCCTCCGGGCCGAGGAGCTCAAGCGTCGCGAGGAGGCCATGGTCGCCCCGGGCCCGACGACCACCATCCCGTGGGACACCGATCCTCATCCGCATGGTCCGTCGGACATTCAGTGGGAGGCACTGCGGTTCTGCGAAGCCACTGGCAACTACACGGCGGTGAACCCGACCGGCAAGTACCGAGGCGCCTACCAGTTCAGCCGACAGACCTGGGATTGGATAGCCGGACTGAACTTCGAGCATCTCGTCGGCGTGGACCCGGCTGCCGCAACGCCTGCCGATCAGGACCGCATGGCCCAGGCCCTCTACGACCTGCGAGGTCGGGGCCAGTGGCCGGTGTGCGGCCGCTACCTGCCCTGA
- the rsmA gene encoding 16S rRNA (adenine(1518)-N(6)/adenine(1519)-N(6))-dimethyltransferase RsmA, producing the protein MTLTRTQVRGLLERHGIHPKRSLGQNFVVEPNTVRRIAELAGVGPGDRVVEIGPGVGSLTLALADTGASVTAVEIDDALVGVLAEVMAGPGARRDVRIVHADAMEVDWDSVLYTGPGGGDPGDGNWTLVANLPYNVSVPLVCDLLDGVPAIGKMVVMVQKEVADRLVAGPGDDAYGLPSVKVAYHAVGRLVGRVPPSVFLPRPNVDSALVEVVRRPEPAVNADQGRLFGLVRAGFGQRRKMLRRSLAGLVDEAVIVAAGVDPTERAEELSLEQWAALVDASGPVGANS; encoded by the coding sequence GTGACCCTCACCCGGACGCAGGTCCGAGGCCTGCTGGAGCGTCATGGCATCCACCCAAAGCGGTCGCTTGGGCAGAACTTCGTGGTCGAACCCAACACGGTGCGACGTATCGCTGAACTGGCTGGCGTCGGGCCCGGAGACCGGGTGGTCGAGATCGGGCCGGGCGTGGGTTCGTTGACCCTTGCCCTGGCCGACACCGGAGCCTCGGTCACCGCCGTGGAGATCGACGACGCACTGGTTGGCGTGTTGGCCGAGGTGATGGCCGGACCGGGGGCCCGTCGAGACGTCCGGATCGTCCACGCCGACGCCATGGAGGTCGACTGGGATTCGGTGCTCTACACCGGCCCGGGTGGAGGCGATCCAGGAGATGGGAACTGGACGTTGGTTGCCAACCTCCCGTACAACGTGTCTGTTCCGCTTGTCTGCGATTTGCTGGACGGTGTGCCGGCCATCGGCAAGATGGTGGTGATGGTCCAGAAGGAGGTGGCCGACCGTCTGGTGGCTGGTCCAGGTGACGACGCCTACGGACTGCCCAGTGTGAAGGTGGCGTACCACGCCGTCGGACGGCTGGTCGGCCGAGTGCCGCCCTCTGTCTTCCTGCCCCGCCCGAACGTCGACTCGGCCCTCGTCGAGGTGGTACGTCGGCCCGAGCCGGCTGTCAACGCCGACCAAGGTCGGTTGTTCGGCCTGGTCCGGGCAGGGTTCGGCCAGCGCCGCAAGATGCTGCGCCGGTCGCTGGCCGGGCTAGTCGACGAGGCAGTCATCGTGGCCGCGGGAGTAGATCCGACCGAGCGGGCCGAAGAACTGAGTCTCGAGCAGTGGGCGGCGCTGGTCGACGCGTCCGGCCCGGTGGGTGCTAATTCATGA
- a CDS encoding 4-(cytidine 5'-diphospho)-2-C-methyl-D-erythritol kinase, translated as MTTEVLVAPAKLTLSLRMVGLRADGYHLIDAEMVALDLADELVVGPPTGGGTLTIEDLTGGGGLTVPGDSDDLVARALRLVDRTVDVVVHKVIPAGSGLGGGSADAAAVLRWAGLTDLVAAARIGADVAFCLMGGRARVAGIGEIVEPLPFEEQVFTLLTPPVGCPTPAVYRRWDEMGGPTGEHGNDLEPAAVDLVPELVRWRDVLGDATGRRPRLAGSGSTWFVEGEYPGGGRRVVRTIPQAAMA; from the coding sequence ATGACGACCGAGGTGCTGGTTGCTCCGGCCAAGCTCACCCTGTCGCTGCGGATGGTCGGCCTCCGAGCCGACGGCTACCACCTGATCGATGCCGAGATGGTGGCCCTGGACCTGGCTGACGAACTGGTGGTCGGTCCGCCGACGGGCGGCGGCACGCTAACGATCGAGGACCTCACCGGCGGCGGCGGGCTGACGGTGCCCGGAGACTCTGACGATCTGGTGGCCCGGGCGTTACGTCTGGTCGACCGGACGGTTGATGTGGTGGTCCACAAGGTGATTCCGGCGGGTTCGGGCCTCGGTGGCGGGTCGGCCGATGCGGCAGCGGTGCTGCGCTGGGCGGGCCTCACTGATCTGGTCGCCGCAGCGCGGATCGGCGCCGACGTAGCGTTCTGCCTGATGGGTGGCCGGGCCCGGGTGGCCGGTATCGGCGAGATCGTCGAGCCCCTTCCGTTCGAGGAGCAGGTGTTTACCCTGCTGACACCGCCTGTCGGCTGTCCGACGCCCGCTGTCTACCGACGGTGGGACGAGATGGGCGGCCCGACAGGCGAACACGGCAATGACCTCGAGCCAGCGGCCGTGGACCTGGTGCCAGAGTTGGTGCGCTGGCGGGACGTGCTCGGGGACGCGACGGGTCGCCGTCCGAGGCTGGCCGGCAGCGGGAGTACGTGGTTCGTGGAGGGGGAGTATCCGGGAGGCGGTCGCCGAGTCGTGCGGACGATTCCACAGGCGGCGATGGCCTGA
- a CDS encoding AURKAIP1/COX24 domain-containing protein codes for MGSLIKKRRKRMRKKKHRKMLKRTRAQRQRGK; via the coding sequence ATGGGATCCCTGATCAAGAAACGCCGTAAGCGCATGCGCAAGAAGAAGCATCGCAAGATGCTCAAGCGCACCCGCGCCCAGCGGCAGCGGGGCAAGTAG
- a CDS encoding nucleoside deaminase, which yields MDASRTEDESLLDLAIVEARAGLAEGGIPIGAVLVVDGEVLGAGHNRRVQQGSAILHGETDALEAAGRLPASTYARATMVTTLSPCHMCTGAVLLYGIRRVVVGENRTFLGAEDLLRSHGVEVVNLDSEECIEMMTDFIAANPMLWNEDIGEVDRLDT from the coding sequence ATGGATGCTTCGCGGACCGAGGATGAATCCCTTCTGGACCTGGCCATTGTCGAGGCCCGTGCCGGGCTTGCTGAGGGTGGCATCCCGATCGGAGCGGTGCTGGTGGTCGACGGCGAGGTGCTGGGCGCTGGCCACAACCGACGGGTCCAGCAGGGCTCGGCCATCCTCCACGGCGAGACCGATGCCCTCGAGGCGGCCGGCCGGCTACCAGCGTCCACCTATGCCCGAGCCACAATGGTCACCACGCTTTCACCGTGCCATATGTGTACCGGCGCGGTTCTTCTGTACGGGATCAGGCGGGTAGTGGTCGGCGAGAACCGCACGTTCCTGGGTGCCGAGGACCTGCTGCGGTCCCACGGCGTCGAGGTGGTGAACCTGGATTCCGAGGAATGCATTGAGATGATGACGGACTTCATCGCGGCGAATCCGATGCTCTGGAACGAGGACATCGGCGAGGTCGACCGATTGGATACCTGA